One genomic region from Salipiger sp. CCB-MM3 encodes:
- a CDS encoding ABC transporter substrate-binding protein, which produces MKKYLTTTALTLTALTLSTAAQAQDDSCGEVSITEMGWASASVVTNVADFILTQGYGCDVTVVPSDTIPAMTSVAENGDPDIVTELWINGAGAAYDRLTGEGNLIELGSVLEPGGIDGWYVPAYLVEEHPELATIDGILENPELVGGRFHNCPEGWGCRTINDNMLPVFGVEEAGIEIFDHGSGETLATSIAAAYEDHEPWFGYYWAPTAVLGKYDMVRVDMGEFVEESYEAAQDEGATGLVRSSYPPAPVKTAVTDSFQEEHPELADFLSKMSFPVDDMNDILRWMDENSASGEEGAVYFLTSQPDVWATWLDDAARERLAAVLQ; this is translated from the coding sequence ATGAAGAAATACCTTACGACCACCGCCCTCACCCTCACCGCCCTCACCCTCTCGACCGCCGCACAGGCGCAGGATGACAGCTGCGGCGAGGTCTCGATCACCGAGATGGGCTGGGCGTCGGCCTCGGTGGTGACCAATGTCGCCGATTTCATTCTCACCCAAGGCTACGGCTGCGACGTGACCGTCGTGCCCTCCGACACCATCCCCGCGATGACCTCGGTGGCCGAGAACGGCGATCCGGACATTGTCACCGAGCTTTGGATCAACGGCGCGGGCGCGGCCTATGACCGGCTCACCGGCGAGGGCAATCTGATCGAGCTTGGCTCGGTGCTGGAACCGGGTGGGATCGACGGCTGGTATGTGCCCGCCTATCTGGTCGAAGAGCACCCCGAGCTTGCCACGATCGACGGCATCCTCGAGAACCCCGAACTGGTCGGCGGTCGCTTCCACAACTGCCCCGAGGGCTGGGGCTGCCGCACCATCAACGACAACATGCTGCCGGTCTTCGGCGTCGAGGAGGCGGGGATCGAGATCTTTGACCACGGCTCGGGCGAGACGCTGGCGACCTCCATCGCGGCGGCCTACGAGGATCACGAACCGTGGTTCGGCTATTACTGGGCGCCGACCGCCGTGCTGGGCAAATACGACATGGTGCGCGTCGACATGGGCGAATTCGTCGAGGAGTCCTATGAGGCGGCACAGGACGAAGGTGCGACCGGCCTCGTGCGCAGCTCCTACCCGCCCGCCCCGGTGAAGACCGCCGTCACCGACAGTTTTCAGGAAGAGCACCCCGAACTGGCGGATTTCCTGTCGAAAATGTCCTTCCCGGTGGACGACATGAACGACATCCTGCGCTGGATGGACGAAAACTCGGCCTCGGGCGAGGAAGGCGCGGTCTACTTCCTGACCTCGCAGCCCGACGTCTGGGCGACCTGGCTGGATGATGCCGCGCGCGAGCGTCTGGCAGCCGTTCTGCAGTAA
- a CDS encoding YeeE/YedE family protein, translating into MSQASISGAAQTAPASAIGKRAGLILGALVLVALVSLFAGARYGLLLAIGLGFGIALEGMRFGFAGPWRAMILRREPSGVLAQLLSIALVSVVAIPLLTSHAGELMGAQAPIGFAMVGGAFVFGACMQIVLGCGSGTLVNAGSGNPVSLLALPFFALGSFAGAYNLIWWTGLGSLPILTLSGTSGLGVTLVLLAIAAAIFLRRAAPGTVKLSRRHAIAAVVLALLAIGNLLVAGQPWGVVYGLGLWVAKGYAALGGDLSASAFWAAPGSMERVQSSVLTDYTSLTDIGIIAGAFGVAAWRRGALAAKLPSYPARAWIATIVAGFLLGYSSRLAFGCNVGAFFSGISTGSLHGWVWFVAAFAGAFLGIRLRPLLGLEARS; encoded by the coding sequence ATGAGCCAAGCAAGCATTTCGGGGGCGGCGCAGACCGCCCCTGCAAGCGCCATCGGAAAGCGCGCCGGGCTGATCCTCGGCGCGCTTGTGCTCGTGGCGCTGGTCTCGCTGTTCGCCGGGGCGCGTTACGGGCTGCTGCTGGCCATCGGGCTGGGCTTCGGCATCGCGCTCGAAGGCATGCGCTTCGGCTTTGCCGGGCCGTGGCGGGCGATGATCCTGCGCCGTGAACCCTCGGGCGTGCTGGCGCAGCTGCTGTCGATCGCGCTGGTTTCGGTGGTCGCCATCCCGCTGCTGACCAGCCACGCCGGGGAACTCATGGGCGCGCAGGCGCCCATCGGCTTTGCCATGGTCGGCGGCGCCTTCGTCTTTGGCGCGTGTATGCAAATCGTGCTGGGCTGCGGCTCGGGCACGCTGGTCAACGCGGGCAGCGGCAACCCCGTCAGTCTGCTGGCCCTGCCCTTCTTTGCCCTTGGCAGCTTTGCCGGCGCTTACAACTTGATCTGGTGGACCGGCCTCGGCTCGCTGCCCATCCTCACGCTGTCGGGCACCTCGGGCCTTGGCGTCACGCTGGTGCTGCTGGCCATCGCCGCCGCGATCTTCCTGCGGCGCGCGGCACCGGGCACGGTGAAACTGAGCCGCCGCCATGCCATCGCCGCCGTGGTGCTGGCGCTGCTCGCCATTGGCAACCTGCTGGTCGCGGGGCAGCCGTGGGGCGTGGTCTATGGGCTCGGGCTCTGGGTCGCGAAAGGCTATGCCGCGCTTGGCGGAGACCTTTCGGCCTCGGCCTTCTGGGCGGCGCCGGGCTCGATGGAGCGGGTGCAGTCGAGCGTGCTGACCGACTATACCTCGCTCACCGACATCGGTATCATCGCGGGCGCCTTCGGTGTCGCCGCATGGCGGCGCGGCGCGCTGGCGGCCAAGCTGCCCAGCTACCCCGCGCGGGCATGGATCGCGACCATCGTCGCGGGCTTCCTGCTGGGCTACTCGTCGCGTCTGGCCTTTGGCTGCAACGTCGGGGCGTTCTTCTCGGGCATCTCCACCGGCAGCCTGCACGGCTGGGTGTGGTTCGTGGCGGCCTTCGCGGGCGCCTTCCTTGGCATCCGGCTGCGGCCGCTGCTGGGACTGGAGGCGCGCTCATGA